In Streptomyces sp. NBC_00704, a genomic segment contains:
- a CDS encoding aminotransferase-like domain-containing protein, translated as MHERSSVGELVERLREEFDRYSPGGKLPSSRALVERYRVSPVTVSRALAHLAAEGLVATRPGAGAFRARPSHTAAPAGDTSWQEVSLSADGTGDLVPRSVDASGVTVSLSAPPPGVIEFNGGYLHPSLQPERAMAAALARAGRRPGAWGRPPMEGLPELRDWFARTVGGPVTAAEVLVSGGGQASLTTALRALAPPGAPVLVESPTYPGMLAIARSSGLRPVPVPVDPDGVRPDLLADAFRASGARVFVCQPLFQNPTGAVLAAGRRAEVLRIAREAGAFVVEDDFVRRLAHEDAGPLPRPLAAEDPDGVVVHVGSLTKATSPSFRVSALVARGPVLERLRAIQVVDSFFVPRPLQEAALELVGSPAWPRHLRSVAAELRARRDAMAAALRLRLPRLALPHIPSGGYHLWLRLPDGTDEAAFTAAALRAGVALTPGRPYFSAEPPAAHVRLSFAAVAGTQEIAEGVRRLEAACAEALPANRST; from the coding sequence ATGCATGAGCGTAGCAGTGTGGGTGAACTGGTGGAACGCCTGCGTGAGGAGTTCGACCGCTACTCGCCGGGTGGGAAGCTGCCGTCGAGCCGGGCCCTGGTCGAGAGATACCGGGTGAGCCCGGTGACCGTCTCGCGGGCGCTGGCGCACCTCGCCGCCGAGGGGCTCGTGGCCACCCGCCCCGGCGCGGGCGCCTTCCGGGCCCGCCCGTCGCACACCGCCGCTCCCGCCGGCGACACCTCCTGGCAGGAGGTGTCGCTGAGCGCGGACGGGACGGGCGACCTCGTCCCGCGCTCGGTGGACGCCTCGGGCGTCACGGTCTCGCTGTCCGCCCCGCCGCCCGGAGTGATCGAGTTCAACGGCGGCTACCTCCACCCCTCGCTCCAGCCGGAGCGGGCCATGGCCGCGGCCCTGGCCCGTGCGGGCCGCCGGCCCGGCGCCTGGGGACGGCCGCCGATGGAAGGGCTGCCGGAGCTGCGCGACTGGTTCGCACGCACCGTCGGCGGCCCGGTCACCGCGGCCGAGGTCCTGGTCAGCGGCGGCGGCCAGGCCTCGCTGACCACCGCGCTGCGCGCCCTGGCCCCGCCCGGCGCGCCGGTGCTGGTGGAGTCCCCGACCTACCCCGGCATGCTGGCGATCGCCCGCTCCTCGGGGCTGCGGCCGGTCCCGGTCCCGGTCGACCCGGACGGCGTCAGGCCGGACCTGCTCGCCGACGCGTTCCGGGCGAGCGGCGCCCGCGTCTTCGTCTGCCAGCCGCTGTTCCAGAACCCCACCGGCGCCGTCCTCGCCGCCGGCCGGCGGGCCGAGGTGCTGCGCATCGCCCGGGAGGCGGGCGCGTTCGTCGTGGAGGACGACTTCGTGCGCCGTCTCGCGCACGAGGACGCCGGCCCGCTGCCGCGCCCGCTCGCCGCCGAGGACCCCGACGGCGTCGTCGTCCACGTGGGCTCGCTGACCAAGGCGACCTCGCCGAGCTTCCGGGTCAGCGCCCTGGTGGCCCGCGGCCCGGTGCTGGAGCGGCTGCGCGCCATCCAGGTCGTCGACAGCTTCTTCGTGCCCCGCCCGTTGCAGGAGGCGGCCCTCGAACTCGTCGGCTCGCCGGCCTGGCCGCGCCACCTGCGCTCCGTCGCGGCCGAGCTGCGGGCCCGGCGGGACGCGATGGCCGCGGCCCTGCGGCTGCGGCTGCCCCGCCTCGCCCTGCCGCACATCCCGTCCGGCGGCTACCACCTGTGGCTGCGCCTGCCGGACGGCACGGACGAGGCGGCCTTCACCGCCGCCGCGCTGCGCGCCGGGGTCGCCCTCACGCCGGGCAGGCCCTACTTCAGCGCCGAACCCCCCGCCGCCCACGTCCGGCTGAGCTTCGCCGCCGTCGCCGGGACGCAGGAGATCGCGGAGGGCGTGCGGCGGCTGGAGGCCGCGTGCGCGGAGGCGCTGCCCGCAAACCGTTCGACATGA
- a CDS encoding NUDIX hydrolase, with amino-acid sequence MQWTKQNEQTVYENRWFSVNLADVELPDGRHLDHFLIRLRPVAVATVVNDANEVLLLWRHRFITDSWGWELAAGVVEDGEDVARAAARELEEETGWRPGPLRHLMSVEPSNGLTDAVHHIYWSDEARYTGHPVDDFESDRREWVSLKRVPDLVARGEVPAANMAAALMLLRHMRLG; translated from the coding sequence GTGCAGTGGACAAAACAGAACGAACAAACTGTGTATGAAAACCGCTGGTTCAGCGTCAACCTGGCAGATGTGGAGCTGCCCGACGGCCGGCATCTGGACCACTTCCTCATACGGCTGCGGCCCGTCGCCGTGGCGACCGTCGTCAACGACGCCAACGAGGTCCTCCTGCTGTGGCGGCACCGCTTCATCACCGACAGCTGGGGCTGGGAGCTGGCCGCGGGCGTGGTGGAGGACGGCGAGGACGTCGCCCGGGCGGCCGCCCGGGAACTGGAGGAGGAGACCGGCTGGCGGCCGGGGCCCCTGCGCCACCTGATGAGCGTGGAGCCGTCCAACGGGCTCACCGACGCCGTCCACCACATCTACTGGTCGGACGAGGCGCGGTACACGGGGCACCCCGTGGACGACTTCGAGTCGGACCGCAGGGAATGGGTCTCCCTCAAGCGCGTCCCCGACCTGGTCGCCCGGGGGGAGGTCCCGGCCGCCAACATGGCGGCCGCGTTGATGCTGCTGCGTCACATGAGGCTCGGCTGA
- a CDS encoding 3-hydroxybutyryl-CoA dehydrogenase translates to MTDIERVGVVGCGQMGAGIAEVCARAGLDVKVAETNGEALEIGRTRLLNSLAKAAERGKISEEERDAALARLSFTTDLGEFADRDLVVEAVVENEQVKTEIFQVLDQVVTRPDAILASNTSSIPLVKLAVATSRPDQVVGIHFFNPAPVQQLVELIPALTTSEGTLGRAQLFAEKVLGKHAIRAQDRSGFVVNALLIPYLLSAIRMFETGIASREDIDNGMEMGCAHPMGPLKLSDLIGLDTVASVAFSMYEEYKEPLYAAPPLLQRMVDAGRLGRKTGSGFYTYG, encoded by the coding sequence GTGACCGACATCGAGCGGGTCGGAGTGGTGGGCTGCGGCCAGATGGGGGCGGGCATCGCCGAGGTCTGCGCGCGCGCCGGCCTCGACGTCAAGGTCGCCGAGACCAATGGCGAGGCCCTGGAGATCGGCCGGACCCGGCTGCTCAACTCCCTGGCCAAGGCCGCCGAGCGCGGCAAGATCTCCGAGGAGGAGCGGGACGCCGCGCTGGCGCGCCTGAGCTTCACCACGGACCTCGGCGAGTTCGCCGACCGTGATCTGGTCGTCGAGGCCGTCGTCGAGAACGAGCAGGTCAAGACCGAGATCTTCCAGGTCCTCGACCAGGTGGTGACCCGCCCTGACGCGATCCTCGCCTCCAACACCTCCTCCATCCCGCTGGTGAAGCTGGCGGTCGCCACCTCGCGGCCCGACCAGGTCGTCGGCATCCACTTCTTCAACCCGGCGCCCGTGCAGCAGCTCGTCGAGCTGATCCCGGCGCTGACCACCTCGGAGGGCACGCTCGGCCGGGCGCAGCTGTTCGCCGAGAAGGTGCTCGGCAAGCACGCGATCCGCGCCCAGGACCGCTCCGGCTTCGTGGTCAACGCGCTGCTGATCCCCTATCTCCTGTCCGCGATCCGGATGTTCGAGACGGGCATCGCCAGCCGCGAGGACATCGACAACGGCATGGAGATGGGCTGCGCCCACCCGATGGGCCCGCTGAAGCTGTCCGACCTGATCGGTCTGGACACGGTCGCCTCGGTCGCCTTCTCGATGTACGAGGAGTACAAGGAGCCGCTCTACGCCGCTCCCCCGCTGCTCCAGCGCATGGTCGACGCGGGCCGGCTGGGCCGCAAGACCGGCTCGGGCTTCTACACGTACGGCTGA
- a CDS encoding DUF1918 domain-containing protein — MRATTGDQLVQHGRVVGQHDKVGEIVEVLGPGGDPPYRVRFEDGHTGVCSPGPDTEIRHRTAGERRP; from the coding sequence ATGCGCGCAACCACGGGTGACCAGCTTGTCCAGCACGGCAGGGTGGTCGGGCAACACGACAAGGTCGGCGAGATCGTCGAGGTGCTGGGCCCGGGCGGCGACCCCCCGTACCGCGTCCGCTTCGAGGACGGACACACGGGCGTGTGCTCGCCCGGCCCCGACACCGAGATCCGCCACCGCACCGCCGGAGAACGGCGCCCGTAG
- a CDS encoding histidine phosphatase family protein produces MPLRVTFVAAARSSSLLAERFEDDRPLDQPGWDEVQRAVPDLLPLAAAGLRYCSPTPRSRATGDALGYAPLVQLALRDCDMGRWRGLTLGEAMAREPQAVDAWLADPLATPHGGESLLDFVTRVGDWLDTRPVGDGDKIVAVAEPSVIRAAVVYVLKAPPATYWNIDVRPLSATTVTGRGGRWNLRLEGVPVQPTRV; encoded by the coding sequence ATGCCACTTCGGGTCACGTTCGTCGCCGCCGCTCGCAGCTCCTCGCTGCTCGCGGAGCGCTTCGAGGACGACCGCCCGCTGGACCAGCCGGGCTGGGACGAGGTGCAGCGGGCGGTGCCCGATCTCCTGCCGCTCGCCGCCGCCGGCCTGCGGTACTGCTCGCCCACCCCGCGCAGCCGCGCGACCGGCGACGCCCTCGGGTACGCGCCCCTGGTGCAGCTCGCGCTGCGCGACTGCGACATGGGCCGCTGGCGCGGTCTCACGCTCGGCGAGGCGATGGCCCGGGAACCGCAGGCGGTGGACGCCTGGCTGGCCGACCCGCTGGCGACCCCGCACGGCGGCGAGTCCCTGCTGGACTTCGTCACGCGGGTGGGCGACTGGCTCGACACCCGGCCCGTCGGCGACGGCGACAAGATCGTCGCGGTGGCCGAGCCCAGCGTGATCCGCGCCGCCGTGGTCTACGTGCTCAAGGCGCCGCCCGCGACGTACTGGAACATCGACGTACGCCCCCTGTCGGCGACCACCGTGACCGGCCGGGGCGGGCGCTGGAACCTGCGCCTCGAAGGGGTGCCGGTTCAGCCGACGCGCGTGTAG
- a CDS encoding GNAT family N-acetyltransferase: MSDAPGFPDGYEMSTDPDRIDVARVHRWLSSDAYWAIGRTLDKQERATAGSLNFGVYDTASGEQVAYARVVTDLATFAWLCDVYVDPAARGKGLGTALTEAVRDHLTPYGLRRILLATHDAHGVYEKAGFRPLAAPDRWMALVFE, translated from the coding sequence ATGAGCGACGCACCAGGCTTCCCCGACGGCTACGAGATGTCCACCGACCCCGACCGCATCGACGTCGCCCGCGTGCACCGCTGGCTCTCGTCCGACGCGTACTGGGCGATCGGGCGGACCCTGGACAAGCAGGAACGGGCGACGGCGGGCTCGCTCAACTTCGGGGTGTACGACACGGCGTCCGGCGAGCAGGTCGCCTACGCCCGCGTGGTGACCGACCTGGCCACCTTCGCCTGGCTGTGCGACGTGTACGTCGACCCGGCCGCGCGCGGCAAGGGGCTCGGCACCGCGCTGACCGAGGCGGTGCGCGACCACCTCACGCCGTACGGGCTGCGCCGCATCCTGCTCGCCACGCACGACGCGCACGGCGTGTACGAGAAGGCCGGTTTCCGGCCGCTCGCGGCGCCCGACCGGTGGATGGCGCTCGTTTTCGAGTGA
- a CDS encoding DUF6314 family protein has translation MGEFWPVTDVLAHLAGSWRTERSVRDLASGDTGAFTGTTVFAPLDGGGLLHRESGTFTWRGVARPAERTLRFLPGPAPGAADVRFADGRPFHDLDLTTGRHTSEHPCAADLYRVEYTVADADRWRTVWRVGGPAKDLLLTTRYTRVG, from the coding sequence ATGGGCGAGTTCTGGCCAGTGACCGACGTGCTGGCCCATCTGGCCGGGAGCTGGCGGACGGAGCGGTCCGTGCGGGACCTCGCGAGCGGGGACACGGGCGCGTTCACGGGCACGACCGTCTTCGCGCCGCTCGACGGCGGCGGGCTGCTGCACCGGGAGAGCGGCACGTTCACCTGGCGGGGCGTCGCCCGGCCGGCCGAGCGCACCCTGCGCTTCCTGCCGGGGCCGGCGCCCGGCGCGGCGGACGTCCGGTTCGCCGACGGCCGTCCCTTCCACGACCTGGACCTGACGACCGGACGGCACACGAGCGAGCACCCCTGCGCGGCCGACCTCTACCGGGTCGAGTACACCGTCGCGGACGCGGACCGCTGGCGGACGGTGTGGCGGGTGGGCGGTCCGGCCAAGGACCTGCTGCTGACGACCCGCTACACGCGCGTCGGCTGA
- a CDS encoding glycoside hydrolase family 10 protein: protein MGRLTRRAFALAALSAFTTTGAAAAPGRERRATGEMRGMWLATVSNRDWPSRTGLTAAAQRAELIALLDVAVRRRLNTVILQARPTADALWPSPFEPWSEVLTGVQGRAPGWDPLGTAVEEAHARGLQLHAWFNPYRIATHDDPSRLVAAHPARRHPDWVVRFGGRLYYNPGLPEVRAFVQDAILDAVAKYPVDAVHFDDYFYPYPVAGQTFDDQDAYDAHGGAFATRAAWRRDNVDRLVLETAARIRDTRPGTQFGISPFGVWRNAATDSRGSDTRALQSYDDIHADTRKWVKEGWIDYVVPQLYWNIGLPVADYAKLVPWWAEVARGSRTRLYIGEALYRAGDPAQPAAWQDPAELSAHLDLAAAHPQVRGHVFFAAEDVRKDRIGAMARVVADHYPQPAAPPS from the coding sequence ATGGGGCGACTGACCCGGCGGGCGTTCGCGCTGGCAGCGCTGTCGGCGTTCACCACGACGGGCGCGGCGGCCGCTCCCGGGCGGGAGCGGCGGGCGACGGGCGAGATGCGGGGCATGTGGCTGGCGACCGTCTCCAACCGGGACTGGCCGTCACGGACCGGACTGACCGCCGCCGCCCAGCGCGCCGAACTGATCGCCCTGCTGGACGTGGCGGTGCGCAGACGGCTGAACACGGTGATCCTCCAGGCGCGGCCCACGGCCGACGCGTTGTGGCCGTCGCCGTTCGAGCCGTGGTCGGAGGTGCTCACCGGCGTCCAGGGCAGGGCGCCGGGCTGGGATCCGCTCGGCACGGCCGTCGAGGAGGCCCACGCCCGCGGCCTCCAGCTGCACGCCTGGTTCAACCCGTACCGCATCGCGACCCACGACGACCCCTCCCGGCTGGTCGCCGCGCACCCCGCGCGCCGGCACCCGGACTGGGTGGTGCGGTTCGGCGGCCGGCTCTACTACAACCCCGGCCTGCCGGAGGTCCGCGCCTTCGTGCAGGACGCGATCCTCGACGCGGTCGCGAAGTACCCCGTGGACGCGGTGCACTTCGACGACTACTTCTATCCGTACCCGGTCGCCGGGCAGACCTTCGACGACCAGGACGCCTACGACGCCCACGGCGGCGCCTTCGCGACCCGGGCCGCCTGGCGGCGCGACAACGTCGACCGGCTGGTGCTGGAGACGGCCGCCCGGATCCGGGACACCCGGCCCGGCACCCAGTTCGGGATCAGCCCGTTCGGCGTGTGGCGCAACGCCGCCACCGACTCGCGCGGCTCCGACACCCGGGCCCTTCAGTCGTACGACGACATCCACGCCGACACGCGCAAGTGGGTCAAGGAGGGCTGGATCGACTACGTCGTCCCCCAGCTGTACTGGAACATCGGGCTGCCGGTCGCCGACTACGCCAAGCTGGTGCCCTGGTGGGCGGAGGTGGCCAGGGGCAGCCGCACCCGGCTGTACATCGGCGAGGCCCTGTACCGGGCGGGCGACCCGGCGCAGCCGGCCGCCTGGCAGGACCCGGCCGAACTGTCGGCCCACCTCGACCTGGCCGCCGCCCACCCCCAGGTGCGCGGGCACGTGTTCTTCGCCGCCGAGGACGTGAGGAAGGACCGGATCGGAGCGATGGCCCGGGTGGTCGCCGATCACTACCCGCAGCCGGCCGCGCCCCCGAGCTGA
- a CDS encoding alpha-L-arabinofuranosidase C-terminal domain-containing protein codes for MSRSTVRLRLGLGASALLLAAGAVPAPAQAAGATDYTLAVDPAAKGAKIGDTMYGVFFEDINRAADGGLYAELVQNRSFEYAPVDNGSYTPLTSWTVGGSARVLDDAGRLNDRNRAYLSLDAGSSVTNSGYNTGIRVEQGKKYDFSVWARAGHGSTLTVSLQDAGGTLAPARRVAVRAGGWVRYRTSFTAARTSGDGRLTVGSSAAAALDMVSLFPRDTYKHEPNGLRKDLAEKVAALHPGFVRFPGGCLVNTGSMQDYSEASGWQRARSYQWKDTVGPVEERAVNSNFWGYNQSYGLGYYEYFRFAEDVGAMPLPVVPALVTGCGQNKAVADGALLKRHVQDTLDLIEFANGPVTSTWGRKRAQMGHPKPFHLTHLEVGNEENLPAEFFARFQEFRAAVAARYPDVTVVSNSGPDDSGATFDTAWQLNRAGKVDMVDEHYYNSPQWFLQNNDRYDSYDRGGPKVFLGEYASQGNALQNGLAEAAFMTGLERNADVVQLASYAPLFANEDYVQWRPDLVWFNNHASWNSANYEVQKLFMTNVGDRVVPSTASGTPSLQGPITGAVGLSTWATAAAYDDVRVTGADGATLLSDDFSGDASRWTHTGGGDWSLQDGQYAQTDTAAENTMVSAGDPAWHDYDLQVKATKKSGKEGFLVAFGVKDTGNYYWWNLGGWNNTQSAVEQAVDGGKSTLISKAGSVETGRAYDVHVKVRGRQVTLYLDGREWGAFTDDKPAEPFRQVVTEDGKTGDLIVKVVNAQSADARTAIDLGRAKVASRARVTTLAAAPDAVNSETATAVAPVTSTFTGVARKFTYTFPANSVTFLRIGRR; via the coding sequence ATGTCACGCAGCACCGTCCGACTGAGACTCGGTCTCGGGGCGAGCGCCCTCCTGCTGGCCGCGGGAGCGGTCCCGGCCCCCGCGCAGGCCGCCGGCGCCACCGACTACACCCTCGCCGTCGACCCCGCCGCCAAGGGCGCGAAGATCGGCGACACGATGTACGGCGTCTTCTTCGAGGACATCAACCGGGCCGCCGACGGCGGTCTGTACGCCGAACTCGTGCAGAACAGGTCCTTCGAGTACGCCCCCGTCGACAACGGGTCGTACACCCCGCTGACCTCCTGGACGGTCGGCGGCTCCGCCCGGGTCCTCGACGACGCCGGGCGCCTCAACGACCGCAACCGCGCCTACCTGTCCCTGGACGCCGGATCGTCCGTCACCAACTCCGGCTACAACACCGGCATCCGGGTCGAGCAGGGCAAGAAGTACGACTTCTCGGTCTGGGCCCGCGCCGGGCACGGCAGCACCCTCACCGTGAGCCTCCAGGACGCCGGCGGCACGCTCGCCCCCGCCCGCCGGGTGGCCGTGCGCGCCGGCGGCTGGGTCCGGTACCGGACGTCCTTCACCGCGGCCCGCACCAGCGGCGACGGCCGGCTGACGGTCGGCTCCTCGGCCGCGGCCGCCCTCGACATGGTCTCCCTGTTCCCCCGCGACACCTACAAGCACGAGCCCAACGGCCTGCGCAAGGACCTCGCCGAGAAGGTCGCCGCCCTGCACCCGGGCTTCGTGCGCTTCCCGGGCGGCTGCCTGGTGAACACCGGTTCCATGCAGGACTACAGCGAGGCGTCCGGCTGGCAGCGTGCCCGGTCCTACCAGTGGAAGGACACCGTCGGCCCCGTCGAGGAGCGCGCGGTCAACTCCAACTTCTGGGGCTACAACCAGAGTTACGGACTCGGCTACTACGAGTACTTCCGCTTCGCCGAGGACGTCGGCGCGATGCCGCTGCCCGTGGTCCCCGCCCTGGTCACCGGCTGCGGCCAGAACAAGGCGGTGGCCGACGGGGCGCTGCTGAAACGGCACGTCCAGGACACCCTCGACCTCATCGAGTTCGCCAACGGCCCGGTCACCTCCACCTGGGGCCGCAAGCGCGCGCAGATGGGCCATCCCAAACCCTTCCACCTCACCCACCTCGAGGTCGGCAACGAGGAGAACCTCCCGGCCGAGTTCTTCGCCCGCTTCCAGGAGTTCCGCGCCGCCGTCGCGGCCAGGTACCCGGACGTCACCGTCGTCTCCAACTCCGGCCCCGACGACTCCGGTGCGACCTTCGACACGGCCTGGCAGCTCAACCGCGCCGGCAAGGTCGACATGGTCGACGAGCACTACTACAACAGCCCGCAGTGGTTCCTGCAGAACAACGACCGCTACGACTCCTACGACCGCGGCGGCCCCAAGGTCTTCCTCGGCGAATACGCCTCACAGGGCAACGCCTTGCAGAACGGCCTGGCCGAAGCCGCGTTCATGACCGGCCTGGAGCGCAACGCCGACGTCGTCCAGCTCGCCTCCTACGCGCCGCTGTTCGCCAACGAGGACTACGTCCAATGGCGTCCGGACCTGGTGTGGTTCAACAACCACGCCTCCTGGAACTCGGCCAACTACGAGGTGCAGAAGCTGTTCATGACCAACGTGGGCGACCGCGTGGTCCCGTCCACGGCCAGCGGCACCCCGTCCCTCCAGGGCCCGATCACCGGCGCCGTCGGCCTCTCCACCTGGGCGACCGCCGCCGCCTACGACGACGTGCGGGTGACCGGCGCGGACGGCGCCACGCTGCTGAGCGACGACTTCTCCGGCGACGCCTCGCGATGGACGCACACCGGCGGCGGCGACTGGTCGCTCCAGGACGGGCAGTACGCGCAGACCGACACCGCCGCCGAGAACACCATGGTCTCGGCCGGCGACCCCGCCTGGCACGACTACGACCTTCAGGTGAAGGCCACCAAGAAGTCCGGCAAGGAAGGCTTCCTCGTCGCGTTCGGCGTCAAGGACACCGGCAACTACTACTGGTGGAACCTGGGCGGCTGGAACAACACCCAGTCCGCCGTCGAACAGGCCGTGGACGGCGGCAAGTCGACGCTGATCTCCAAGGCCGGCTCCGTGGAGACCGGCCGCGCCTACGACGTCCACGTCAAGGTGCGGGGCCGCCAGGTCACCCTGTACCTCGACGGCCGGGAGTGGGGCGCCTTCACCGACGACAAGCCCGCCGAGCCGTTCCGCCAGGTCGTCACCGAGGACGGGAAGACCGGCGACCTGATCGTCAAGGTCGTCAACGCCCAGTCCGCCGACGCGCGCACGGCGATCGACCTGGGCCGGGCGAAGGTCGCGTCCAGGGCCCGGGTGACCACGCTCGCGGCCGCGCCGGACGCGGTCAACTCGGAGACGGCGACCGCGGTCGCCCCGGTGACCTCCACGTTCACCGGCGTCGCCCGGAAGTTCACGTACACCTTCCCGGCGAACTCGGTCACCTTCCTGCGCATCGGGCGGCGGTAG
- a CDS encoding DMT family transporter: MKTQSSAIAPSPIAVSIPDPAEGRSGPGTLQAALGVVAFSLTFPATAWGLEGFGPWALVAVRSVLAALIAGVCLLSLRIAPPARRHWAGLAVVAGGVVVGFPLLTTLALRTSTTAHAAVVVGLLPLTTALLSALRTGARPSRAFWAAALAGAAAVAAFTVQQSGGALTTADLYLFGALLVCAAGYTEGGRLARVMPGWQVIGWALVLCLPLTLPAAALALAVEPVRLTAHSVAGLLWVAAGSQFLGLVVWYRGMAAIGVPRASQLQLAQPLLTLVWSVLLLGEHLTPAAPLTAAAVVVCIAVTQRARG, encoded by the coding sequence ATGAAGACACAGAGTAGCGCTATCGCGCCGTCGCCGATAGCGGTCAGCATCCCGGACCCCGCCGAAGGGCGGAGCGGTCCCGGCACCCTCCAGGCCGCTCTCGGCGTCGTCGCCTTCTCGCTGACGTTCCCGGCCACCGCCTGGGGCCTGGAGGGCTTCGGCCCCTGGGCGCTGGTGGCGGTGCGCAGCGTCCTGGCCGCGCTGATCGCCGGGGTGTGTCTGCTCTCCCTGAGGATCGCGCCGCCCGCCCGGCGGCACTGGGCCGGGCTCGCCGTCGTCGCCGGCGGGGTCGTCGTCGGGTTCCCCCTGCTGACCACGCTCGCGCTGCGGACGTCCACGACCGCGCACGCGGCCGTCGTGGTGGGTCTGCTGCCGCTGACGACCGCGCTCCTGTCCGCCCTGCGCACGGGCGCCCGCCCGTCGCGGGCCTTCTGGGCGGCGGCCCTGGCCGGCGCGGCCGCGGTGGCCGCGTTCACCGTGCAGCAGAGCGGCGGGGCCCTGACCACCGCCGACCTCTATCTGTTCGGGGCGCTGCTGGTGTGCGCGGCCGGCTACACCGAGGGCGGTCGGCTGGCCCGGGTGATGCCGGGCTGGCAGGTGATCGGCTGGGCGCTGGTGCTCTGCCTGCCCCTCACGCTGCCCGCCGCCGCGCTCGCCCTCGCCGTGGAACCCGTCCGCCTCACCGCGCACAGCGTGGCCGGACTGCTGTGGGTCGCCGCCGGCTCGCAGTTCCTCGGGCTGGTCGTCTGGTACCGGGGCATGGCGGCCATCGGAGTCCCCCGGGCCAGCCAGTTGCAGTTGGCGCAGCCGCTGCTCACACTGGTGTGGTCGGTGCTGCTGCTGGGCGAGCACCTCACGCCCGCCGCGCCGCTGACGGCCGCGGCCGTCGTCGTCTGCATCGCCGTCACCCAGCGGGCGCGCGGCTGA